A stretch of Campylobacter volucris DNA encodes these proteins:
- the hisF gene encoding imidazole glycerol phosphate synthase subunit HisF: MLKTRIIPCVLLKDAQLVKSISFASFRTIGHIKTSAKIYNARNVDELIVLDIDKKMDLESLEDIANECFMPLTIGGGIKTLDDIRKVLNIGADKISINSTALVNVNFIKDAANAFGSSCVVCSIDVKKVNGEFKVFNEKVFDINPLDLALKYQDLGAGEILLTSIDKEGSNSGYDLELLDMFCDKLKIPLIINGGLSKPSDGVEAIKKGANALAGAYIFHFSQYTPNDIKNELLANNIPVRIV, from the coding sequence ATGTTAAAAACTAGAATTATTCCTTGTGTGTTATTAAAAGATGCTCAGCTGGTTAAAAGTATAAGTTTTGCTTCATTTAGAACTATAGGACATATCAAAACAAGTGCTAAAATTTATAATGCTAGAAATGTAGATGAGCTTATAGTTTTGGATATAGATAAAAAAATGGATCTTGAGAGCTTAGAAGACATAGCCAATGAGTGTTTTATGCCTCTTACTATAGGAGGTGGTATAAAAACATTAGATGATATTAGAAAGGTTTTAAATATAGGTGCTGATAAAATTAGCATCAATTCGACAGCTCTTGTAAATGTAAATTTTATCAAAGATGCTGCAAATGCTTTTGGAAGTTCGTGTGTGGTTTGTTCTATTGATGTAAAAAAAGTCAATGGTGAATTTAAGGTTTTTAATGAAAAAGTATTTGATATTAATCCTTTAGATCTTGCTTTAAAATACCAAGACTTAGGAGCAGGAGAGATACTTTTAACTAGCATTGATAAAGAAGGAAGCAATAGCGGGTACGATTTAGAACTTTTAGATATGTTTTGTGATAAATTAAAAATTCCTCTTATTATCAATGGAGGACTTAGCAAACCAAGTGATGGGGTAGAAGCTATAAAAAAAGGAGCAAATGCTTTAGCTGGAGCTTATATATTTCATTTTAGTCAATACACTCCAAATGACATTAAAAATGAACTTTTAGCTAATAATATCCCTGTTAGGATTGTTTAG
- a CDS encoding DUF2920 family protein translates to MLINKTYFIDSCNDVELNIKRESKLEYRITYDDSKEMKAIVFILDGYGANVDLSVIDFTRQFIAQKFDVVAVSVLYHCFSCRINEKDKKYSATFSYDEQNLNHLRDSLKKINIDTNALNLENINNYIANVDSMIDTYKAKNILNENYKFYFTSTMLPANNEYQNYGIMAAIDVINALKHLMHNFEDMKGGGKISNLPKIYGGRSYGGYLALLIAKIAPWYIDGVIDNSGEAMLLLRYIIGKDFNAPDMYYNLKNYQVGIFLKTHWTADKSSLYCFKDENFLIRTLLNKDHLILQAQKNKNIIYVSYHSSADVLTSYEYKTQLMNFIQTLGYDVTFHLIEEKDIDGRYIKNLNHGCGISVKALFNKELPKMLEKLKDKTFSMKEDSISYPCKNKVFTFKDKDDKFVLEII, encoded by the coding sequence ATGCTCATTAATAAAACATATTTTATAGACTCTTGCAATGATGTAGAATTAAATATAAAAAGAGAATCTAAATTAGAGTATAGAATCACTTATGATGATAGTAAAGAAATGAAAGCTATAGTTTTCATTTTAGATGGTTATGGGGCAAATGTTGATTTATCGGTAATTGACTTTACTAGACAATTTATTGCACAAAAATTTGATGTTGTTGCTGTAAGTGTTTTGTATCATTGTTTTAGTTGTAGAATTAATGAAAAAGATAAAAAATATAGTGCAACTTTTTCGTATGATGAGCAAAATTTGAATCATTTAAGAGATTCTTTAAAGAAAATCAACATTGATACAAATGCACTTAATCTTGAAAATATTAATAATTACATAGCTAATGTAGATTCTATGATCGATACATATAAAGCAAAGAATATTTTGAATGAAAATTATAAGTTTTATTTTACTTCAACTATGTTGCCAGCAAATAATGAATATCAAAACTATGGCATTATGGCAGCAATTGATGTTATAAATGCTTTAAAACATTTAATGCATAATTTTGAAGATATGAAGGGGGGGGGTAAAATTTCAAATTTACCTAAAATTTATGGAGGTCGTTCTTATGGTGGATATCTTGCATTATTAATAGCTAAGATAGCTCCTTGGTATATAGATGGTGTTATTGATAACTCAGGTGAAGCAATGTTGCTTTTACGCTATATTATAGGAAAAGATTTTAATGCCCCTGATATGTATTATAATTTAAAGAATTATCAAGTGGGAATTTTTTTAAAAACCCATTGGACTGCTGATAAAAGTTCTTTATATTGCTTTAAAGATGAGAATTTTTTAATAAGAACTTTGTTAAACAAAGATCATTTAATCTTACAAGCTCAAAAAAATAAAAATATTATTTATGTGAGTTATCATAGCTCTGCTGATGTATTGACATCTTATGAGTATAAAACGCAATTGATGAATTTTATTCAAACACTAGGATATGATGTAACATTTCATTTAATAGAAGAAAAAGATATAGATGGAAGATATATTAAAAATTTAAATCATGGTTGCGGAATTTCTGTTAAAGCTTTATTTAATAAAGAACTACCAAAAATGCTTGAAAAATTAAAAGATAAAACCTTTAGCATGAAAGAAGATAGTATAAGTTATCCTTGTAAAAACAAAGTTTTTACTTTTAAGGATAAAGATGATAAATTTGTTTTGGAAATAATTTAA
- a CDS encoding sodium/hydrogen exchanger family protein, which yields MKLESLSPDNLTAVFLSLGILLLSAFLFGKIFTLLKAPKVIGEILGGFILGASGLYLIMPDVVSGIFLNFQEQGKILNTFYQLGLIFLMFIAGFNTQINFEKQNIKIISTLFLGATFIPIFFGYFFIDYFKESFIGEKGNDLSFSLVFLIAIAVTSIPVISKIFFDIGIIKTRFASVVLTTSTIQDLFLWILLNVAINTSHTSSFSIENNLLTAFVTVLLFIFVKLLANIVSKFYFSLTSIDFFTLSFILLFLSIGLLNTLHINPMYTSFLVGFLIKNILQNNQELKEKIISISDFSFSCFIPIYFALIGIQLNVIHEFSFIMFIAFCVLACVFEFLGCYIALLSLKISNISRINFAISMNARGGPGIVLASVAFYYQIINTSFFTTLILTTLLSSMIAGYWLRYQKNKNEEVFHKF from the coding sequence ATGAAATTAGAATCTTTAAGTCCTGATAATCTTACAGCTGTTTTTTTATCTTTAGGAATTTTATTATTAAGTGCTTTTTTGTTTGGAAAAATATTTACTTTATTAAAAGCTCCTAAAGTTATAGGAGAAATTCTTGGTGGATTTATTTTAGGTGCTAGTGGGCTTTATTTGATAATGCCTGATGTTGTAAGTGGAATTTTTTTAAATTTTCAAGAGCAAGGTAAAATCTTAAATACCTTTTATCAATTAGGTCTTATATTTTTAATGTTTATAGCTGGTTTTAATACACAAATTAATTTTGAAAAACAAAATATTAAAATTATCTCTACCTTGTTTTTAGGGGCAACCTTCATACCAATATTTTTTGGATATTTTTTTATTGATTATTTTAAAGAAAGCTTTATAGGTGAAAAAGGCAATGATTTATCATTTAGTTTAGTATTTTTAATAGCCATTGCTGTTACATCTATTCCTGTAATTTCTAAGATTTTTTTTGATATAGGTATTATTAAAACAAGATTTGCTAGTGTTGTGCTAACTACTTCTACTATACAAGATTTGTTTTTATGGATTTTATTAAATGTTGCGATTAATACTTCACACACTAGCTCTTTTTCTATAGAAAATAATTTATTGACAGCATTTGTTACGGTGTTGTTATTTATATTTGTAAAATTACTTGCCAATATTGTCAGTAAATTTTATTTTTCATTAACTTCTATAGATTTTTTTACCTTATCTTTTATTTTATTGTTTTTAAGCATAGGCTTGTTAAATACTTTACACATCAATCCTATGTATACATCCTTTTTGGTTGGATTTTTAATTAAAAATATTTTACAAAACAATCAAGAATTAAAAGAAAAAATCATTAGTATTTCTGATTTTTCTTTTTCATGTTTTATACCTATATATTTTGCATTAATTGGCATACAATTAAATGTAATCCATGAGTTTTCATTTATAATGTTTATTGCTTTTTGTGTGTTAGCGTGTGTGTTTGAATTTTTAGGTTGCTATATAGCTTTGTTAAGTTTAAAAATTTCTAATATCTCAAGAATTAATTTTGCCATCAGCATGAATGCAAGAGGAGGTCCAGGTATAGTCTTAGCTAGTGTTGCATTTTATTATCAAATAATAAATACTAGCTTTTTTACCACTTTAATATTAACTACTTTACTTTCTTCGATGATAGCAGGTTATTGGCTAAGATACCAAAAAAACAAAAACGAAGAAGTATTTCATAAATTTTGA
- a CDS encoding ANL family adenylate-forming protein → MHNFKNIFLRKIFSNKDNNALIYENIIYTYSQLSENVLKNINLLNSTTANIIGIIGDYDFESISLLLACIELNKIIIPFVDKKEIENKLKEVRCDLVFNNGEIILKNDDSINHPLVDRLIKENKPGLILFSSGSTGKPKAIIHDLDKITSSYLNKKTKNINILLFLMFDHIGGLNTLFNCLSMNACGVAIKDRKNVEYLAENIEKYKISLLPASPSLLSLMLAFNVMNNYDFSSLRLITYGTEKMPETLLDKLKQEFPKVKFHQTFGTSEVGITQTKSYKDFIKLENVEYKIIEGELYLKSNTQSLGYLNADNSVFTDDGYFASGDLVEVINENGEEYIKIVGRNKEIINVGGEKVLPQEVEGIIFQIPFIQDCLVYGQSNPLTGQSVCLKVVLTKEKNINSLELKKEIRLFCKDKLASYKIPTKVDIVESLEVSERFKKVRK, encoded by the coding sequence ATGCATAATTTTAAAAATATTTTTTTAAGAAAAATATTTTCAAATAAAGATAATAATGCTTTGATTTATGAAAATATTATATATACTTATTCGCAATTAAGTGAAAATGTTCTTAAAAATATAAATTTATTAAATTCTACTACTGCTAATATAATCGGCATTATAGGTGATTACGATTTTGAAAGTATAAGTTTATTGTTAGCTTGTATAGAATTAAATAAAATAATAATACCGTTTGTAGATAAAAAAGAAATAGAAAATAAACTTAAAGAAGTTAGATGCGATCTTGTATTTAATAATGGAGAAATTATTTTAAAAAATGATGATAGCATAAACCATCCTTTAGTAGATAGATTAATTAAAGAAAATAAACCAGGTTTAATTTTATTTTCTAGTGGAAGCACTGGAAAACCTAAAGCAATAATTCATGATTTAGATAAAATTACATCTTCGTATTTAAATAAAAAAACAAAAAATATTAATATTTTGCTTTTTTTAATGTTTGATCATATAGGTGGATTAAATACTCTTTTTAATTGTCTTAGTATGAATGCTTGCGGAGTAGCTATTAAAGATAGAAAGAATGTAGAATATTTAGCTGAAAATATAGAAAAATATAAGATATCGTTATTACCAGCTTCTCCTTCTTTATTAAGTTTAATGCTAGCTTTTAATGTTATGAATAATTATGATTTTAGTTCTTTAAGATTGATTACTTATGGAACAGAAAAAATGCCAGAGACATTACTTGATAAATTAAAACAAGAATTTCCAAAAGTAAAATTTCATCAAACATTTGGCACTAGTGAAGTTGGTATAACTCAAACTAAAAGCTATAAAGATTTTATTAAATTAGAAAATGTTGAATATAAAATCATAGAAGGTGAATTATATCTTAAAAGCAATACTCAAAGTTTGGGTTATTTAAATGCTGATAATTCTGTTTTTACAGATGATGGATATTTTGCTAGCGGAGATTTAGTTGAAGTAATAAATGAAAATGGTGAAGAATATATTAAAATTGTAGGAAGAAACAAAGAAATTATAAATGTTGGTGGAGAAAAAGTTTTACCTCAAGAAGTTGAAGGTATTATTTTTCAAATTCCTTTCATACAAGATTGTTTAGTATATGGACAAAGTAATCCACTAACTGGACAAAGTGTATGCTTAAAGGTTGTTTTAACTAAAGAAAAAAATATAAATTCTTTAGAGCTTAAAAAAGAAATTAGACTCTTTTGCAAAGATAAATTAGCTTCATATAAAATTCCAACAAAAGTTGATATAGTAGAAAGTTTAGAAGTTAGTGAAAGATTTAAAAAAGTGAGAAAATAG
- a CDS encoding SDR family NAD(P)-dependent oxidoreductase: MQKIIIITGTRKGIGKELSEYYLNNNHIVCGCSRGKSSIEHKDYRHFELDVCDEKLVVNMIRNIKKEFGKIDILINNAGIASMNHILTTPLKTLQNIFNTNVFGSFLFIREVAKIMSQTYKKETISMPYRIVNFSTVAAPLRLEGEAIYAASKAAICNLTQVCAKELSSFGITCNAIGPTPVPTDLIKNVPENKIQDLLNQQAIKRFGNFNDVVNTINFFIDEKSDFITGQIIYLGGVNA, from the coding sequence ATGCAAAAAATAATTATAATTACTGGAACTAGAAAAGGCATAGGAAAAGAACTTAGTGAGTACTATTTAAATAATAATCATATAGTTTGTGGATGTTCAAGAGGAAAATCTAGTATAGAACATAAAGATTATAGACATTTTGAATTAGATGTTTGTGATGAAAAACTTGTAGTAAATATGATTAGAAATATTAAAAAAGAATTTGGAAAAATAGATATTTTAATCAATAATGCTGGTATTGCTTCTATGAATCATATATTAACAACGCCGCTAAAAACTCTGCAAAATATTTTTAATACAAATGTTTTTGGTAGTTTTTTATTTATTAGAGAAGTAGCTAAAATTATGAGTCAAACTTATAAAAAAGAAACTATTTCTATGCCGTATAGAATAGTAAATTTTAGCACAGTAGCAGCACCTTTAAGATTAGAAGGAGAAGCTATATATGCAGCATCTAAAGCAGCAATTTGTAATTTAACTCAAGTTTGTGCAAAAGAATTAAGTTCTTTTGGAATAACTTGTAATGCTATAGGACCAACTCCAGTTCCAACTGACTTGATAAAAAATGTTCCAGAAAATAAAATACAAGATTTGTTAAATCAACAAGCTATAAAAAGATTTGGAAATTTTAATGATGTAGTTAATACAATTAATTTTTTTATAGATGAAAAAAGTGATTTTATAACAGGACAAATAATATATTTAGGCGGAGTAAATGCATAA
- the pseF gene encoding pseudaminic acid cytidylyltransferase: MKNLCIIPARGGSKRIPKKNIIDFLGKPLISYSIESALKSEIFDEVIVSSDNDEIINIALNFGAKVPFIRKKDLSDDYASSTDVIKDAIKTLEKQDQFYENICCLYATAPLINEDVLKKAYYEFIEEDCKFLFSACEFEYPIQRGFYLDEQNQTHMFNEKYYHTRSQDLTKAYHDGGAFYFGKKEAWLGEDFMFKPYSKAFLLPRNQICDIDTPQDLEFAKMLYQFNKK; the protein is encoded by the coding sequence ATGAAAAATCTCTGCATTATTCCCGCTCGTGGTGGATCAAAAAGAATTCCAAAAAAAAATATCATTGATTTTTTAGGAAAACCTTTAATTTCTTATAGCATAGAAAGTGCTTTAAAAAGTGAAATTTTTGATGAAGTAATTGTTTCAAGCGATAATGATGAAATCATTAATATAGCTTTAAATTTTGGAGCAAAGGTTCCTTTTATACGCAAAAAAGACTTAAGCGATGATTATGCAAGTTCTACGGATGTTATCAAAGATGCCATTAAAACTTTAGAAAAACAAGATCAATTTTATGAAAATATTTGCTGTCTTTATGCTACTGCTCCTTTGATAAATGAAGATGTTTTAAAAAAAGCTTATTATGAATTTATAGAAGAAGATTGCAAGTTTTTATTTTCAGCATGCGAATTTGAATATCCTATCCAAAGAGGATTTTATCTTGATGAACAAAATCAAACTCATATGTTTAATGAAAAATATTATCACACTAGAAGCCAAGATTTAACAAAAGCTTACCATGATGGCGGGGCGTTTTATTTTGGAAAAAAAGAAGCTTGGCTTGGTGAAGATTTTATGTTTAAACCTTATTCTAAAGCATTTTTACTTCCAAGAAATCAAATTTGTGATATAGATACTCCTCAAGACTTAGAATTTGCCAAAATGCTTTATCAATTTAACAAAAAATAA
- a CDS encoding CDP-alcohol phosphatidyltransferase family protein, whose amino-acid sequence MNLDEKLKKRQRLEMSYYPTEYIIRVLFLQKYILIPVAKTGLTPNQVTLMSLFLIIISFIAIYNHFAVLAGILYLIYCILDCLDGMIARFKDLRSQFGSYLDKVVDHIGFNGVFIISYIASYISFFECILVIICMNLHRTICPHYILKNLKKVKNIKRFGIKKYCLDRGFLLGVDATLLVILISIGLIFNILSFICYLLSFLYLFDLVYRFFELKYNLKHNEIQ is encoded by the coding sequence ATGAATTTAGATGAAAAATTAAAAAAAAGACAAAGACTTGAAATGTCATATTATCCAACAGAATATATCATAAGGGTTTTATTTTTACAAAAATATATTTTGATACCAGTTGCTAAAACAGGATTAACTCCAAATCAAGTAACTTTGATGTCTTTATTTTTAATAATTATATCTTTTATTGCTATTTATAATCATTTTGCGGTTTTGGCTGGAATTTTGTATTTAATTTATTGTATTTTAGATTGTTTAGATGGAATGATAGCAAGATTTAAAGATTTGCGTTCTCAATTTGGAAGTTATTTGGATAAAGTTGTCGATCATATAGGTTTTAATGGTGTTTTTATAATTTCTTATATAGCATCTTATATTAGTTTTTTTGAGTGTATTCTTGTTATTATTTGTATGAATTTACATCGAACAATTTGTCCACACTATATATTAAAAAATCTAAAAAAAGTGAAAAATATAAAGCGTTTTGGTATTAAAAAATATTGTTTAGATAGAGGTTTTTTATTAGGTGTTGATGCTACTTTGTTGGTAATATTAATTAGTATTGGTTTGATTTTTAATATACTTTCTTTTATATGTTATTTGCTTAGTTTTTTATATTTATTTGATTTAGTTTATAGATTTTTTGAATTAAAATATAATTTAAAACACAATGAAATTCAATAA
- a CDS encoding motility associated factor glycosyltransferase family protein, with the protein MLQKNIASIKTGLNQTLSSISHSKYKIIQGNDNLDINLLNTQDNTLIYKNPLEELNAMLKIYNEKYCLYPVLYFYGFGNGILYKALLQNKRHKVIIVFEKDLEIIHTMFSIIDFSKELQEFRLVIADTNCLNILDYEIMCRQQPMLNFARTYFLELHSNYYERYHDDILQVNTNMAEYLKKAVLKYGNLPLDALQGIEQFTHNLPKMISCPTYKELLRKRKNSNDTAIIVSTGPSLSKQLSLLKRYANKATIFCADSAYPILAKYNIKPDYVLSLERVALTSEFFNNDFGDFDKDIIFILKSYIYKNTIKYLEKNNRKYMLISSTDAKFIFFTQLHNYGYLATGCSVANMGTNLAFELGHKNIILIGQDLAYSNDGISHSNEYTYLTDAYKDNKIYKRDYGKYECIAYGGEGKVQSSFVWTLFRQTFESDIALFKHYDTTVYNCTEGGARITGAIEKPFKEICEKLLAKKSEKKFANLENLSLNKQNELMLKAYTKIKKSIVHCQELTKTFQEYLSNLNENCQNICSQKDLNYIINFIDEIKKEIEDTKNINELYEVLNPLLIQFELNLARIYVLNPINEDDIYNKSLLWIKEHISWLELIIAHIKAQEKALNDNIIPLKEAIIQRGYKHKIK; encoded by the coding sequence ATGTTGCAAAAAAACATTGCAAGTATTAAAACAGGTTTAAATCAAACTCTTTCATCAATCTCTCATTCAAAATATAAAATTATCCAAGGCAATGATAATTTAGATATAAATCTACTAAATACCCAAGATAACACTTTAATATATAAAAATCCTTTGGAAGAATTAAATGCTATGTTAAAAATTTACAATGAAAAATATTGTTTATATCCTGTTTTATATTTTTATGGATTTGGAAACGGAATTTTATATAAAGCTCTTTTGCAAAATAAACGGCATAAAGTTATTATAGTATTTGAAAAAGATTTAGAAATAATCCATACTATGTTTAGTATAATTGATTTTAGCAAAGAATTGCAAGAATTTAGATTAGTAATTGCTGATACAAATTGTCTAAATATTCTTGATTATGAAATAATGTGTAGACAACAACCTATGCTAAATTTTGCAAGAACATATTTTTTAGAACTACATTCTAATTATTATGAAAGATATCATGATGATATTCTACAAGTTAATACAAATATGGCAGAATATTTAAAAAAAGCTGTTCTTAAATATGGAAATCTTCCACTTGATGCTCTTCAAGGCATAGAACAATTTACGCATAATCTTCCCAAAATGATATCCTGCCCAACTTATAAAGAGCTTTTGCGTAAAAGAAAAAATTCAAACGACACAGCTATAATAGTTTCTACAGGTCCAAGCTTAAGCAAACAACTTTCTTTATTAAAACGATATGCTAATAAAGCTACAATTTTTTGTGCAGATAGTGCTTATCCTATATTAGCTAAATACAATATAAAACCTGATTATGTATTATCCTTAGAAAGAGTAGCTTTAACTAGCGAATTTTTCAATAATGATTTTGGTGATTTTGATAAAGATATAATATTTATCCTTAAATCATATATATATAAAAATACAATTAAATATTTAGAAAAAAATAATAGAAAATATATGTTAATCTCTTCCACTGATGCAAAATTTATTTTTTTTACACAGCTACATAATTATGGCTATCTTGCAACAGGATGCAGTGTAGCTAATATGGGGACTAATTTAGCATTTGAACTTGGACATAAAAATATAATTTTAATTGGACAGGACTTAGCATATAGCAATGATGGCATTTCGCATTCAAATGAATACACTTATTTAACCGATGCTTATAAAGATAATAAAATTTATAAAAGAGACTATGGAAAATATGAATGTATTGCTTATGGAGGAGAAGGAAAGGTGCAAAGTTCTTTTGTATGGACCTTATTTCGGCAAACTTTTGAAAGTGATATTGCATTATTTAAACATTACGATACCACTGTCTATAATTGCACCGAAGGTGGAGCTAGAATTACAGGAGCTATAGAAAAACCTTTTAAAGAAATTTGTGAAAAATTACTAGCAAAAAAATCTGAAAAAAAATTCGCCAATTTAGAAAATTTATCTTTAAACAAACAAAATGAATTAATGCTCAAAGCTTATACAAAAATTAAAAAAAGTATTGTACATTGCCAAGAATTAACTAAAACTTTTCAAGAATATTTATCAAATTTAAATGAAAATTGTCAAAATATTTGCTCTCAAAAAGATTTAAATTATATTATAAATTTTATAGATGAGATTAAAAAAGAAATTGAAGATACAAAAAATATTAACGAGTTATATGAAGTATTAAACCCTCTGCTAATACAATTTGAGCTCAATCTTGCCAGAATTTATGTACTCAATCCTATAAATGAAGATGATATTTATAATAAATCTTTATTATGGATTAAAGAGCACATAAGTTGGCTTGAATTGATTATTGCACATATAAAAGCACAAGAAAAAGCTTTAAATGATAATATAATTCCATTAAAAGAAGCCATTATACAAAGAGGATATAAACACAAGATAAAATGA
- a CDS encoding pyruvate kinase: MQKYILTIGPSLGNDIKLNEIHQENFIYRINGAHGSIEDIKNTIIHLKNQINNIKLLIDLPGNKIRTANIDKNGIKVECGKDFILKNDQFNFKEFHKLVKPQMVVYANDSVFTFIVKEINEEGIVFTSKSNGVLLNNKGMHIRNLHKDIPFLFQKDQELIKLCNEFDIDYVGASFVRKVDNIKELKKLLNKNTKIISKIETIDAVNNLYEILQEVEFILIDRGDLSTEIGIEKIPRFQEYIINLANHNGIKVFLATQILKNMEEKPIPTIAEIDDLYNISKSGVYGIQLSEETAVGKFVKECVQILNLMKNEINSEKIILK, from the coding sequence ATGCAAAAATATATTTTAACCATAGGACCTAGTTTAGGAAATGATATAAAATTAAATGAAATTCATCAAGAAAATTTTATTTACAGGATAAATGGGGCTCATGGAAGCATAGAAGATATAAAAAATACAATCATCCATTTAAAAAATCAAATCAATAATATAAAACTTTTAATTGACTTACCTGGAAATAAAATAAGAACAGCAAATATCGATAAAAATGGCATTAAAGTAGAGTGCGGTAAAGATTTTATTTTAAAAAATGATCAATTTAATTTTAAAGAATTTCATAAATTAGTCAAACCTCAAATGGTAGTATATGCAAATGATAGTGTTTTTACTTTTATAGTTAAAGAGATCAATGAAGAAGGTATAGTATTTACTTCAAAAAGTAATGGCGTACTTTTAAATAATAAAGGTATGCATATTAGAAATTTACACAAGGATATTCCATTTTTATTTCAAAAAGATCAAGAGCTAATAAAGCTTTGCAATGAATTTGATATAGATTATGTTGGAGCATCTTTTGTTAGAAAAGTAGATAATATAAAAGAGTTAAAAAAACTTCTTAATAAAAATACAAAAATTATTTCTAAAATAGAAACTATAGATGCTGTTAATAATCTATATGAAATTTTACAAGAAGTAGAATTTATACTAATAGATAGAGGTGATTTATCTACAGAAATTGGCATAGAAAAAATACCGCGTTTTCAAGAATATATTATAAATCTTGCTAATCATAATGGAATTAAAGTATTTTTAGCAACACAAATTCTTAAAAATATGGAAGAAAAACCTATCCCTACTATAGCTGAAATTGATGATTTGTATAATATTTCAAAAAGTGGAGTGTATGGAATTCAATTATCTGAAGAAACAGCCGTAGGAAAGTTTGTAAAGGAATGTGTGCAAATTTTAAATTTGATGAAAAATGAAATAAACTCTGAAAAAATTATATTAAAGTGA
- the pseG gene encoding UDP-2,4-diacetamido-2,4,6-trideoxy-beta-L-altropyranose hydrolase, whose amino-acid sequence MKVLFRSDSSNDIGHGHIKRDLVLAKQYEDVSFACLALEGSLIDEITYPVYELTSASIYELINLIKKEKFDLLIIDHYDINYEDEKLIKLETGVKILSFDDDIKEHFCDILLNVNAYAKASDYAGLVPQYCELRCGFSYALIRDEFYEESKIKREKIYDFLICIGGVDSKNLSTNIALSLPKNKQILIITTKANKHLKKLKKISDENSHIILIIDALNLAQLMNESKKLIISASSLVNEALVLKANFKAIAYAKNQERLAIWLAQKGYEVEFNA is encoded by the coding sequence ATGAAAGTTCTTTTTAGAAGTGATAGTTCAAACGATATAGGGCATGGGCATATCAAAAGAGATTTAGTCTTAGCAAAGCAATATGAAGATGTTAGCTTTGCATGTTTAGCACTAGAAGGCTCACTTATAGATGAAATTACCTATCCTGTATATGAGCTTACAAGTGCAAGTATTTATGAGCTTATCAATTTAATCAAAAAAGAAAAATTTGATCTTTTAATCATCGATCATTATGATATAAACTATGAAGATGAAAAACTAATCAAACTTGAAACAGGAGTGAAAATCCTAAGCTTTGATGATGATATTAAAGAACATTTTTGTGATATTTTACTAAATGTCAATGCATATGCAAAAGCAAGTGATTATGCGGGGTTAGTTCCTCAATACTGCGAGCTTAGATGTGGGTTTTCTTATGCTTTAATCAGAGATGAATTCTATGAAGAAAGCAAAATAAAAAGAGAAAAAATTTATGATTTTTTAATCTGCATAGGCGGAGTTGATAGTAAGAATTTATCTACTAATATAGCTTTGTCTTTACCTAAAAATAAACAAATTCTTATCATTACCACCAAAGCAAATAAACATTTAAAAAAATTAAAAAAAATAAGTGATGAAAACTCACATATAATACTCATAATTGATGCTTTAAATTTGGCACAATTAATGAATGAGAGCAAAAAGCTTATAATTAGTGCTAGTTCTTTAGTCAATGAAGCTTTGGTTTTAAAAGCAAATTTTAAAGCCATTGCTTATGCTAAAAACCAAGAAAGATTAGCTATTTGGTTAGCTCAAAAAGGATATGAAGTTGAATTTAACGCTTAA